The Gemmatimonadales bacterium genome contains the following window.
CGCGGACGCCGTTCGGCGGAATGCACATCGACATCCGCGGCTACTATCCGAGCGTGAGCGGCAACTCGCCGAATTCGAACGGAATGGGCGCCGATGTCTTCCTCAACGGCATTCCGATCACCGACGCGAGCGGGAACACGGTAATGGACGATGTCGACTTCTCGTCGCTCGGCAATGTGCAGATCATCAAGGGCCCCGCCTCAAGCCTCTATGGCGGTGCCATCGGCGGGACGGTGCTGCTGACGACGGTCCGTCCGACTCCGGGTCAGACCACCGCCAGCGAGAACTTCCTCGGCGGCGGGACAGGGTTGATCCGCTCGAACACCAACCTGCAGGGCTCCGACGGAACCTCGGATTACATGCTCAACTACGGCTACCAGAACGACGATTCCTGGCGGCCGCACAGCCAGTCGCAGAAGAACTACGCGCGCGCCTCGGGGGACTACCAGATTTCGTCGAACTCGACGCTGAGGGGATTCTTCTCATACAACAGGTCATATGAGGAACTGGCTGGCGAGATCGACAGCACCGATTTCTACGCGGCGAAGCCGGTCAGCGACGCGAACTACCTCGCCAACAATTCCCATATCCAGCTCACCAGCGTCCTCTCCGGGATCACCGACGACCAGCGGATCAGCGCGCACTTCACCAATTCGACGTCGGTGTTCGGCAGCTCGCGCTTCGCGAATCAGCCGTTCGCGCACGGATTCACCGACGTGACGCAATTCAACTTCGGAGTGCGGTCGGCATTCGGATATACCGGCCGGGCGGGGAACGTCGGGATCAGCGGGAGCCTTGGCGTGATGGCGCAGCGGTCGAACGTGACGAGCAACGGCGTCTTCATCACGCCGGCGCCGCCATTCACGGAGCGGCCGAGCGCTTCGGAGAACTATGCCGTCAATTCGTACGAGTTCACCGAATGGACCTTCGCATTCCAGCACGCGTTCAGCGTGACCGCCGGCGGTTCGCTGATCAAGAATTCATTCAGCATCCAGAACCTGCTCAAGAACAATCAGCTGTTCGACACGACGGTGGTCCGGACCAATTCGTTCGCGACGGTCTTCGCCCCTCGCGTCGAGGTGGCCAAGGGGATCGGGGCGAACCGACTGATCTACGCCAGTGTGAGTACCGGCTACACCCCGCCGCTGCTGACCAACGCGATTTCGACCGACGGCACCGTCGACACGCTTCTCAAGCCAGAGCGCGCGGTGCAGTACGAGGTCGGCTTCCAGGGAGACATCGCTCCGCACCTCAACAGCCAGATCGCGTTGTTCGATCTCGACAACAAGGACAAGCTGACGTCGCAGACGATCAACTCGATCACGTCGCCGATCAACGTCGGCGAGCAACGGAACGAGGGTGCCGAGGTCTCGCTCAGCTGGGCAGCGATTTCCGATCCGGCGAAGCAGCTCTCGCTGGTGCGGCCATGGGTGTCGTACACCTACACGAACGCCAAGTACATCTCGTTCAAGAGTGACAACAACAACACCGCCAATACCGTCGATTTTTCGGGGAACTACGTCGCGCGCGTGCCGAAGAACCGATACGCGATCGGGCTCGATGCCGCGACGAAGAGCGGCTTCACGCTTGACGGGACGTATCAGTTCGTCGATCGCGTGCCGGTGACCTACGACAACTCCACCTGGGTGCACTCCTACAACCTGTTGAGTGCCAGGCTTGGCTACCAGGCGAAGCTGAACACTCTCTGGCAGCTCAATCTCGCCGTCGGCGGCGACAACCTCACGGGGAGCACCTACTACACCTTCCTGTTCGTGGGGCCGAATTACAAGGGACTGGCGCAAAGTCAGGACGGAGGGACCGGCGACGGCTACATCCTTCCGGGAAATCCGAGCGCCCGGGTCTACGCCAGCGCCGGACTGTCGTATCAGCTGAAGTAACGTTCGTCGGTTCCCTGTCGAGCCCGTCTCCGCGCACTGGCGGGGGCGGGCTCGTGCATCACGATCGTCGCTGCCAAAACGCGTTACCTTCGAAGCAGGATGGACATCTATCAGCTGGCGCTGATCATCGGCGCGGTGGGTCTTTGCGTGATGGCGTTCTCCGGACTCGGGCGGCACGGTGGCGGAGCGCGCGGTCACGGCGGTGGGCATGCCAGTCACGGCGGCCACGCCGGGCAGGGACACGTGACAGCAGGGCATGCTTACGGATCGGTGATCGGTGGCGCGTCGCGCATCGGGCTGTGGATGCTGATGTCGCCGCGCTATCTCTTTGCCGCACTCCTCGGCTTCGGATTGATCGGTGTGGCGTTGCATTCATGGGTGGGCGGCACGCTGCTCCTCGTGGCAGCGATCGCAGGCGGCATCGCGATCGAGCGGCTGCTGGTGGCGCCGCTGTGGAAACTGACGATGCGATTCGCATCGAACCCCGCCACGACGATTGAATCGGCGACCTTTGCCGAGGCGACCGTCGTCTCGAATTTCGACCGCAACGGGCAGGGGATCGTGGCGGTCGAAGTGGATGGCCAGGTACGGCAGATCCTCGCGACGCTTTCCGAAGCCGATCGCGCCCGTGGCGCGCGGGTGCGCGCCGGCGAGCTGGTGCGTGTGGAGGAGGTCGATCCGGCGCGGCACCGATGCGTGGTCTCGTCGTTGTAGGATGTTCACTCTTTTCGATTCGGAGCAGGAGAGATGAATTCGGGGCTGCTGATTCTGGTGGGCGGGGTGGTCTTCGTCGTCGTCGTGATTCCGATGGTCGTCGCGGGTTTCCTGCGCAATGTCGAAGCGGGAACGATCCGGATGGTCAGCTGGCTCCAGGGCGGCACGGTGATCTATCGAGGGCCGGGGAAATCGAAGGAGATTCCGCTCCTCACCACGGGCACGACGATCTCGAGCAAGGTGATCAACGTCGACCTCGACATCACCGACCAGACCGCCGATATCGATGACACGGGGACGCCGCGGCCGATCAAGGTCCGGGTCCTCGCCAGCGCGATCGTCTCGGTCGGCGACAGCGACGTCCTGATTCGCACGGCGGCGAACCGGTTTTTCTCGAAGAGCGACGCCGATCAGCTCAGCACGCTGACCGACCTGCTCTCGAGTTCGGGGCGCCGCGCGATCAATCTGCTCACGCACGACCAGCTTTTCTCGGCGAAGGCAACGCCGAGTGCGTCGCGTGCACTGCTCCCGCCGCCTGCGGGAGTCGAGCCGCTGCCGGTCAAGATCCAGCCAGCGGTTATCGTGTCGACCGAACCGACGGTGATCGAAGACGACGACGATCCGCTCGCGGTGATCATCCGCAAGGCGTGTTCGCGCGAACTGACGGATCTCGGGCTGATCTTCAATTCGCTCAACATCAAGATCGTGCAGTCGGAGGTCGCGGAGGCTCGGCGGCGGCAGTCGGCGGCAGAAGCGCAGGCGAACTCCGAAATCGTGGCGGCGATGCAGGCGCGCCGGTCGAAGGAGGCGCAGCTCGACGCCGAGCGGGCGATCTCCGACAAGCAGCGTGAACTGGAGCAAACCAAGGCGGCGAACGCGGCACTGGTTGCCGAGGCCGAAGCGAAGCGGCAGGAAGCCGCCGGGCTGCAGCGCGTCGCCGAGCTCGATGCCACGCAGATCGCCCAGGCCAAGGCCGATGCCGCGCGCGTCCGCCTCGAAGCGGAAGCCGCCGCCGATGCGGAGGCGATCAAGATCCGCAAGATCGCCGACGCGACCGCCGAGAGCATCCAGAAGGTGAACCAGGCGATCCAGGCCGGCGGCGAGAGCTACTTCCGGTACCGCCAGATCGAGATGCTGCCACAGATTGCGCCGGCGATCGCCGACGCGCTCTCCGCGGCGAAGATGGTAACAATCTCAGGCGGCGGCGGACCAGGAGCGGCCGAGACCACGACCAGCAACATCGCGAGCGTGATCCAGACGATCGTTGCCGCGCAGCTGGTTTCCAGGTCGGGGATGCTGGACGGAGGGCCGACGAAGGACGCCGATGATCGGCAGGATCAGGACAAGAAGGCGCGCTGATTTCAATCAAAAGGAGAATCTGGTGGCGACACTCATCATCCTGCGAATCGTTCATATCGGCTGCGGAGTGTTCTGGGCGGGCGGCGTCCTGTTCATGAACTTCCTGGTCGGACCGTCGCTTGCAGCGACGGGGCCCGACGGGATCCGCGTGGTGCAGGAAATGAATCGCCGGCACTACTTCGACGTCGTCCTCACGACAGGGCTGCTCACGATCCTTGCGGGCCTCGAGCTCGTGAATCGTGACTCGGCCGGCTTCACGCCGAGCTGGTTCCGATCGCCGTTCGGCAGCGGGATTGCGGCCGGGATGATCGCGGCGATCATTGCCTTCCTGATCGGCGTCATCGTCATCAAGCCGACCATGGTGCGGATGTCGAAGCTCGGTGCTGAAATGGCACAATCTCCGGCCGAAGCCCGCGGAGCGTTCATGCCCCGCATCGACGCGCTTCGGAGCCGACTCAAGGCCTCCGGCATGGTGGGCTCGATCTTCATGATCATCGCGGTGCTGGCGATGGCGACGGCGCGGTATCTCTAGCGCTCGAGGTTGAGCGGCGGTTCGGTCGGAGCGGCGAAGTCTTCTTCCGTCGGCGGGCGAAAGATCACATCCAGGGCGAGATAGAGGGTCTTGGTCCACGGAAAGAGTGCGAACGGCAGGACGATCGCCACCACCACGGCACCGATGGTGATCGCCGTCCAGTCGGGACGGGGCCACTGGAGCCAGATCGCGACGACTATGGCAACGGTTACTACAGTCAGCGTGATGCTGGTATTGACCGTGAGCGAGCCGAGCCAGTAGCCGCGCTCGGCGCGATCGAGCCGGAATCCGCAGCGCGGACAGTTCGGGGCTTCAAGAAACCAGCTGAGAAGGACCGGCCGGCGACCGCAGGCGACGCACTGGAGGAGGAGTGCCCGCCGGAGGACGACCGCCGGATTCAGGGGAGCGGCACGGTGTCGCGGACCAGGACGAGGATCGCTGCCTGGGGCACGACCAGATAATGCCGATCTTCGAAGGTGATCTCGACCGCCGCCTTGCGGAAGAAGATGGCGTGATCGCCGATCCGCGCCTGGAGCGGCCGGTGACGCGCCGGACGGTCGTCGACCTTCCACGGTTCGTTCTCGAAGGCGGTCGGATCAGGAAGCGGATCTCCGGGGCCGGTGGCGACGATCAGCCCGGTCTGCACCGCCAGATTGTCGACGGCGCTGGCGGGGAGGTAGAGCCCAACACGAGTCCGCTGCTCCTCACCGTCTTCGAGGGTGATCAGCACCCGGTCGCCGACGACGATCAGCTCCTTCGGAAACGGATCCACTCAGGCGCCGCCCTGCTGATGGATCGTCACGAGGTGGGTCACGCGGAGCTGGCGGCGCATGGTGGGAAGTTGCAGCTGCACTTCCTCGCCGACCTGCCGGTCCTTGAGGGCGCGGCCCAGCGGCGATGCCAGCGAAATGTGACCGGCATCGATGTCCATCATCTCCGCGAGGACGAGGGTGTATTCCTCTTCCTCTCCCGTCTTCACGTCCTCCACCTTGACCCGTGAACCGAGGCCAACGCGGTCGATTGGGGCCTCGGTGTTGGCGAGCTGGGTCAGCTGATTGAGCCGCTGGTGCAGCTGACCGAGGCGTGCCTGGACGAACTGCTGCCGCTCCAGCGCCGCCTTGTACTCGGAGTTTTCCCGCAGATCGCCCATTTCGACGGCGGTCGCGATCGCCTGCGGCAGGGTGACGGCGAGTTCGTGAGTGAGCTCCTCGATCTCGCGGCCGAGTTGTTCGCGCATTTCCCGGATCATGCTGCTATTCCTGGCAAGGTCCGCGGCACGGCGGCCGGAACGGACCGAGTGCTGGTGAGGACTCGAAAAACAAGGTACGGTCCATCCGGCTCGTCCCGGATGGACCGCTTGGTGATCTCATCAATAGTACTCGGTTCCCCGGGAAAGGGGGACCATTGCCGCGCCACCGGGCGCTAGATTGGCGGGATGGTGACCAGATTTGCGATGGCATCGCTCGCAGTACTCGCGGCGGGCCACCCCGCTGCGGCTGCGTCCCAGGCGATCCAGGCGACCCAGGCGAACGCTCCGGTTCAGGCGACAGCCCCAGACTCGGTCGCGCGGATGCAGTTGGCCGATCTAGCCACGGCGGCACCGGGTGTTCGTTTCGATCTGCGCTACGCCACCCCCGATAACTTCACCGGCACGGTGCTGCCGGGATACGGTGCCGCGAGGCCACTCCTTCGGCGGGAAGCCGCCGTTGCGCTCGCGCGTGTGGAACGCGATCTCGAGCGTCACGGGATGGGACTCAAGGTCTGGGATGGCTATCGCCCGGTCCGTGCTACCCTCGGTATGGTCGCCTGGTGCGAGGCGAATCATCGCGTCGATCTGCTCGATCAGGGCTACATCGCGCGCCATTCGCGACACAATCAGGGCGTTGCGATCGATCTGACGGTGGTCCGGCTCGCGGACGGACGCGAGCTCGACATGGGGACGGGGTTCGACGAATTCTCCGAGCGGGCGCACACGGCGAACGCGTCGGGAGCCGAGGCAGCGAACCGGAAGATCCTAGGCGACGCGATGCGCCGCGCTGGTTTCGTCAATTACGTCGATGAGTGGTGGCATTTCTCGTTCGATGTTCCCGATCCGGTGCCGTTCGATCTGCCACTGGAGCGCTGGTGACACGCCGTGCGCGCGATGTCGCACGCGCGTTTTTCTTGACCGAAACGCGTCAACCGGGTATCCTGTACCCCCGAAATCCCTGTGATGAGCGCCTTCCCATCGACGGAACCCGAAGCCGGGATGTATTGCTGATGCGACAATTGCGCGTGCCGCGACGGTGGTTGCAACCACTCGGTCTGTTGTCTGTCCTTGCGGTGGTGCTCGTCGCCGGTTGCGGTGGCCCCTATCCGCAGTCCACCCTCGACCCGCGCGGCGATTTCGCGCAGATGGTCGACGCGGTGTTCTCCAAGACGGTCTACCTGGCGACCATCGTCTTCGTGCTGGTGGAAGGCGCGCTGCTGTGGGCGGTGTTCAAGTTCCGCGGCAAGCCCGACGACGCCGAACCGCACCAGATCCATGGCAGCACCGTCGTGGAAATCGTCTGGACGATCATTCCGGCGGTGGTCCTCGCGATCGTCGCGGTGCCGACGGTACAGACGATCTTCAGGACGGCGGAGGTGCCGGCCAGCTCTCCTGACGGCCAGCCGCCGCTCAAGGTGGAAGTGGTCGGTCATCAATGGTTCTGGGAGTTCCGGTATCCCGAACTGGGGATCACGACCGCGAACGAGCTCCACGTTCCGGTGAACCGGACCGTTGACCTCCGCATGAAGTCGATCGACGTGATCCATTCATTCTGGGTGCCCCAGTTCGCCGGCAAGCGCGACGTCTTCCCGAATCGCGAGACCCGGCTCTGGTTCACGGCGAAGGTGACCGGCGCGTTTCCTGGCGCGTGCGCCGAGTTCTGCGGGACAGAACACGGGCGGATGGATTTCTACCTGATGGTTGATTCGCCCGACTCGTTCAAGGCGTTCGTCAATCGCCGGCTCAGCGACACGGCGATGGCGTATAACGGGCTCCCGATGGGAGCGACGGCGGCGACCGCCGCGTCGATGATGCCGGTACCGGCCACCGCGCAGGATTCGCTGGTGGCGCACGGCCGCCAGCTCTTCACGGCGAAAGCCTGCACGACCTGCCATTCGATCTCATCGATGCACCTGCTCTCGACGATCGGCCCGAACCTGAGCGGCATCGGGACGCGCAAGATGATCGGGGCTGGATGGCTGCCGAATACCGACGCCAACCTGCGCGACTGGATCGAGCACACGCAGAAGGTGAAGCCCGATGTCAAGATGGTTCTGCCGCTGCCGGTGTCGGACGATGACGTGACGGCGTTGATCGCGTACCTGCGCACGATGCGCTGACGGGACGAGGATACTGAGACCTATGGCAACTACTGTTCTCGAACCAGCCCACGCCACAACGGCGAAGCGCAGCGTGCTGGTGGAGTGGCTCACCACGGTCGACCACAAGCGGGTCGGCATTCTGTACGGTGCGTCGGCGTTCATCTTCTTCCTGATGGGCGGCATCGAGGCCGAGATCATCCGCCTCCAGCTGATGAAGCCGGACAATCACCTGGTGTCGCCGGAGTTCTACAATCAGCTGTTCACGATGCACGGCACCACCATGATCTTCCTCGCGGTGATGCCGATCAGCGCGATGTTCTTCAACTTCTTCGTGCCGCTGCTGATCGGCGCGCGCGACGTGGCGTTCCCCCGGCTCAACGCAATGAGCCTCTGGGTGTTCATCCTCGGCGGGCTGTTCATCAACTTCTCGTTCCTGCTCAATTCGGCGCCCAACGGCGGCTGGTTCGGTTACGCGCCGCTGTCATCGCGGGAGTATTCGCCCGGCGTGAACATGGATTTCTGGATGCTTGGCCTCCAGATCCTCGGTATCGCGTCGCTGGCCGCCGGAGTGAATTTCTTCACCACGATCCTCAACATGCGCGCCAAGGGGATGACCCTGATGCGCATGCCGATGTTCGTCTGGTCGGTGCTGGTGACGCAGGTGCTGGTGCTGCTGGCGTTCCCGGTGATTACCGTGGCGCTGATTCTCCTCATGGCGGACCGGATCTACGGCGCGAGCTTCTTCGAGCTCAAGGCTGCCGGCGATCCGATGCTCTGGCAGCACCTCTTCTGGGTCTTCGGCCACCCCGAGGTGTACATCCTGATCCTGCCGGCGTTCGGCATCGTGTCGGAGATCCTGCCGGTCTTCTCGCGCAAGCCGCTCTTCGGCTACAGCGCGATGGTCTTCTCGATGGCATTCATCGCATTTCTCGGATTCGGCGTCTGGTCGCACCACATGTTCGCCACCGGGATGGGCCCGCTCGCCGACTCGTTCTTCTCGCTGGCGACGATGCTGATCGCGATTCCGACCGGTGTGAAGATCTTCAACTGGATCGGGACGATCTGGGGCGGATCGCTGCAGTTCAAGACGCCGCTCTATTTCGCCCTCGGCTTCATCGCGATGTTCATCATGGGCGGACTCTCGGGCGTGATGCACGCCGTCGCGCCGGCAGACCTGCAGCAGACCGATTCGTACTTCGTGGTGGCGCACTTCCACTACGTCCTCTTCGGCGGGTCGATCTTCGCGCTGGCGGCCGGTGCGTACTACTGGTGGCCGAAGATGTTCGGCCGGGTGCTCAATGAAACGCTCGGGAAGACGCACTTCTGGCTGATGCTGATCGGGTTCAACCTGACCTTCTTCCCGATGCACTTCTCCGGACTGCTGGGGATGCCGCGGCGCATCTACAC
Protein-coding sequences here:
- a CDS encoding TonB-dependent receptor plug domain-containing protein — protein: MRRLCRLLLLLLVPATLHAQGTLRGTVVNHVSGSAVTGARVTTDGTTNAAVTDDAGQFTLVVRQNRRDITVTAVGYLPKSVSVSGSTESIRIELTPTPVELQGLEATATKAKASPSTVTRHDLNRFNGIDLVDAINTVPGVFMQSRTPFGGMHIDIRGYYPSVSGNSPNSNGMGADVFLNGIPITDASGNTVMDDVDFSSLGNVQIIKGPASSLYGGAIGGTVLLTTVRPTPGQTTASENFLGGGTGLIRSNTNLQGSDGTSDYMLNYGYQNDDSWRPHSQSQKNYARASGDYQISSNSTLRGFFSYNRSYEELAGEIDSTDFYAAKPVSDANYLANNSHIQLTSVLSGITDDQRISAHFTNSTSVFGSSRFANQPFAHGFTDVTQFNFGVRSAFGYTGRAGNVGISGSLGVMAQRSNVTSNGVFITPAPPFTERPSASENYAVNSYEFTEWTFAFQHAFSVTAGGSLIKNSFSIQNLLKNNQLFDTTVVRTNSFATVFAPRVEVAKGIGANRLIYASVSTGYTPPLLTNAISTDGTVDTLLKPERAVQYEVGFQGDIAPHLNSQIALFDLDNKDKLTSQTINSITSPINVGEQRNEGAEVSLSWAAISDPAKQLSLVRPWVSYTYTNAKYISFKSDNNNTANTVDFSGNYVARVPKNRYAIGLDAATKSGFTLDGTYQFVDRVPVTYDNSTWVHSYNLLSARLGYQAKLNTLWQLNLAVGGDNLTGSTYYTFLFVGPNYKGLAQSQDGGTGDGYILPGNPSARVYASAGLSYQLK
- a CDS encoding DUF983 domain-containing protein is translated as MNPAVVLRRALLLQCVACGRRPVLLSWFLEAPNCPRCGFRLDRAERGYWLGSLTVNTSITLTVVTVAIVVAIWLQWPRPDWTAITIGAVVVAIVLPFALFPWTKTLYLALDVIFRPPTEEDFAAPTEPPLNLER
- a CDS encoding co-chaperone GroES family protein — protein: MDPFPKELIVVGDRVLITLEDGEEQRTRVGLYLPASAVDNLAVQTGLIVATGPGDPLPDPTAFENEPWKVDDRPARHRPLQARIGDHAIFFRKAAVEITFEDRHYLVVPQAAILVLVRDTVPLP
- a CDS encoding GreA/GreB family elongation factor; protein product: MIREMREQLGREIEELTHELAVTLPQAIATAVEMGDLRENSEYKAALERQQFVQARLGQLHQRLNQLTQLANTEAPIDRVGLGSRVKVEDVKTGEEEEYTLVLAEMMDIDAGHISLASPLGRALKDRQVGEEVQLQLPTMRRQLRVTHLVTIHQQGGA
- a CDS encoding M15 family metallopeptidase gives rise to the protein MVTRFAMASLAVLAAGHPAAAASQAIQATQANAPVQATAPDSVARMQLADLATAAPGVRFDLRYATPDNFTGTVLPGYGAARPLLRREAAVALARVERDLERHGMGLKVWDGYRPVRATLGMVAWCEANHRVDLLDQGYIARHSRHNQGVAIDLTVVRLADGRELDMGTGFDEFSERAHTANASGAEAANRKILGDAMRRAGFVNYVDEWWHFSFDVPDPVPFDLPLERW
- the coxB gene encoding cytochrome c oxidase subunit II gives rise to the protein MRQLRVPRRWLQPLGLLSVLAVVLVAGCGGPYPQSTLDPRGDFAQMVDAVFSKTVYLATIVFVLVEGALLWAVFKFRGKPDDAEPHQIHGSTVVEIVWTIIPAVVLAIVAVPTVQTIFRTAEVPASSPDGQPPLKVEVVGHQWFWEFRYPELGITTANELHVPVNRTVDLRMKSIDVIHSFWVPQFAGKRDVFPNRETRLWFTAKVTGAFPGACAEFCGTEHGRMDFYLMVDSPDSFKAFVNRRLSDTAMAYNGLPMGATAATAASMMPVPATAQDSLVAHGRQLFTAKACTTCHSISSMHLLSTIGPNLSGIGTRKMIGAGWLPNTDANLRDWIEHTQKVKPDVKMVLPLPVSDDDVTALIAYLRTMR
- the ctaD gene encoding cytochrome c oxidase subunit I, with amino-acid sequence MATTVLEPAHATTAKRSVLVEWLTTVDHKRVGILYGASAFIFFLMGGIEAEIIRLQLMKPDNHLVSPEFYNQLFTMHGTTMIFLAVMPISAMFFNFFVPLLIGARDVAFPRLNAMSLWVFILGGLFINFSFLLNSAPNGGWFGYAPLSSREYSPGVNMDFWMLGLQILGIASLAAGVNFFTTILNMRAKGMTLMRMPMFVWSVLVTQVLVLLAFPVITVALILLMADRIYGASFFELKAAGDPMLWQHLFWVFGHPEVYILILPAFGIVSEILPVFSRKPLFGYSAMVFSMAFIAFLGFGVWSHHMFATGMGPLADSFFSLATMLIAIPTGVKIFNWIGTIWGGSLQFKTPLYFALGFIAMFIMGGLSGVMHAVAPADLQQTDSYFVVAHFHYVLFGGSIFALAAGAYYWWPKMFGRVLNETLGKTHFWLMLIGFNLTFFPMHFSGLLGMPRRIYTYPAGLGLGWLNLLSTVGALILGFSFLVFIYNIITTWRSGEPAPADPWGGATLEWSIPSPPQEWNFAVEPEVHEKDALWAMKRAAGVRMLPEPPRVSGQGIHLPSPSWWPLFTAIGLLVFMVGILVRGPVSHAFPFGLISAAGFAIAAFSIFKWSYEPPDHHTSHIAH